A single genomic interval of Campylobacter anatolicus harbors:
- a CDS encoding GGDEF domain-containing protein gives MKNSDVFIWNKDFETDISNIDQEHKKLVEIINTISKKLSELDTVFEDMQPIFKELFDYTNYHFKNEEQIMKNVNVDVRHVKEHIAAHRNFIKEITLQYNKIDQDNVKNTAKHLLDFLVQWLTFHILGMDKNLTTQIKFIESGDTPEEAFNAINGVNYGQLDTLVKSFNGVFAVLIKSNEELLTLKKSLEEKVEERTKELKDSNIKLTEAYKKLETIALTDQLTGLGNRHKTMAELDRYMSKFLNFNEIFSVIMFDVDSFKTINDTYGHDAGDNVLIELSNSLQKTIRKNDIACRVGGDEFLVICPKTDEKSVERLAKRIHEAISKLKITFDSNACWLGSVSIGTATCNEKVNTKEHMLKIADNNLYITKKNKKKSTI, from the coding sequence ATGAAAAATAGCGATGTATTTATCTGGAATAAAGACTTTGAAACTGATATATCAAACATAGACCAAGAGCATAAAAAGCTAGTTGAGATCATAAACACGATAAGCAAAAAATTATCAGAGTTAGATACTGTGTTTGAGGATATGCAACCTATTTTTAAAGAGCTATTTGACTATACAAATTATCACTTTAAAAACGAAGAACAGATAATGAAAAATGTTAACGTTGATGTCAGACACGTTAAAGAACATATAGCAGCACATAGAAATTTTATAAAAGAGATAACGCTTCAATACAACAAAATAGATCAAGATAACGTAAAAAATACTGCAAAGCATCTACTCGATTTTCTAGTGCAATGGCTTACATTTCACATACTTGGAATGGATAAAAATCTCACAACACAGATAAAATTTATAGAATCAGGTGATACACCAGAAGAAGCATTTAATGCGATAAATGGTGTAAATTATGGTCAGCTTGATACGCTTGTGAAGTCTTTTAATGGCGTTTTTGCAGTGCTTATAAAATCAAACGAAGAGCTACTAACACTTAAAAAATCTCTTGAAGAAAAAGTGGAAGAACGCACAAAAGAGCTTAAAGATTCAAATATAAAACTTACCGAAGCATACAAAAAGCTAGAAACTATCGCTCTTACAGATCAGCTAACGGGGCTAGGAAATCGACATAAAACGATGGCAGAACTAGATAGATATATGTCTAAATTTTTAAATTTTAATGAAATTTTTTCTGTGATTATGTTTGATGTCGATAGCTTTAAAACAATCAACGATACCTACGGGCACGATGCAGGGGATAACGTGTTAATAGAGCTATCAAACTCGCTTCAAAAAACTATACGTAAAAATGATATAGCTTGTAGAGTTGGTGGTGATGAGTTTTTAGTAATATGTCCCAAAACAGATGAAAAGAGCGTTGAGCGACTAGCCAAAAGAATACACGAAGCTATTTCTAAACTAAAAATTACATTTGATAGCAATGCCTGTTGGCTTGGCTCTGTAAGCATTGGTACGGCTACTTGTAATGAAAAAGTCAATACAAAAGAACATATGCTAAAAATAGCAGACAATAATCTTTACATTACAAAGAAAAATAAGAAAAAGTCTACCATTTAA